Below is a window of Candidatus Dependentiae bacterium DNA.
TTCAGGTGTATCCGGTTCGGGCAAAAGTACGCTTATACTTGATGAATTGGTAAATGCATTGCAGCGCGAACTTTCTTCAGGGAAAAAAGGTGTCGGAAAATCGGAAGGCACAACCGATCTTGAAGGAGTCGAACATATTGAATCGCTGGTAGTAATTGATCAATCGCCAATTGGCAGGACGCCTCGATCAAATCCTGCAACCTATTTGGGAATCTTTGATGAAATTCGTAAGCTCTTTGCTAATTTGCCAGAGAGCATGGCCCGTGGTTATAAAGTGGGTCGCTTTAGCTTTAACGTTCAAGAAGGGCGTTGCTTTGAATGCAAAGGTGATGGAACTATAACCGTATCAATGCAATTTTTAGCTGACGTTGTCATGACCTGCAAGAGCTGCAAAGGACAAAGATTTAACGCTGAAACTTTGGCGATCACTTATAAAGGGAAAAATATTGCCCAGGTTCTTGATATGACCGCATTAGAAGCTGAACAGTTTTTCGCCGCGCATAAAAATTTCGCAAAACGCTTATCGTTGATGTGCCAAGTTGGCCTTGATTACGTAAAACTGGGGCAACCATCGACAACACTTTCTGGCGGTGAAGCGCAGCGGATTAAGTTAGTTGATGAACTTGCTAAGCGCGGAACAAAAACGCTTTATATTCTTGATGAACCGACAACGGGATTGCATACGAACGACATTGAAAAGCTCCTTGAAGTACTCAATCGATTAGTTGATAAAGGCAATTCAATGATCATTATTGAGCACAATCTTGATGTACTTAAGACGGCCGACTATTTAATAGACCTGGGGCCTGAGGGCGGCGATGAGGGCGGTACAATTGTTGCGCAAGGAACTCCTGAAGCGGTAGCTAAATCGAATAAAAGTCATACCGGTCGGTATTTAAAACCGCTCCTTAAATCTACGTAAAAACACCTAAGAAGCAGATTCTTTTTCTAGGGAACTATGTGCTTTTTCAAAAGACTTCTTTGGGAGCGATTCTCCCGCTAAAAGCTGGCTGAATTCTCCTTGATAGGTTTGATAGTTATCTTGATCATACCATTTTGTTTGCGCGACGATAGATGAACCGTTATCATCATGCGCCAGATAAACTATTGATGGATGTACTTCGTCAGTCTCGTAAAGATTTTTTACAAGCGCCGATGGCGCTATTGATGATTCAAGCTTTGTTATACTAATAGGCTTATTCATCTTACGCGAATCCCAGACATATATTTTACCATCTGGTATACCGGTTCCCGAGATAATATAAGGCTCTTTGGGATGAAAAGTGAGTGCTGTAATGGGTGTTGGATGTTGCAATGTGCTTAAACATGCATTCTTTTTTGATAATTCAGGATCCCACAAGCGAACAGTTTTATCTTGAGACCCGGAGCCAATGGTCGTTTGTGTATGCTGCAGTTTCGTGATGGAATTTTCGTGCCCGTTGAGTTCCACAATTGTTTTTTGCCCTACTAAATCTCTCAGATAAATCGTTGCAATCGATTTATTATTTTCCAAAAAAGTCGTATGCGCTAATGAGTTTTTACTAAATATATCTGCAAGATCAATTTCCCCCGAGTCGATAAGCTTTTGAGAAATGAGTTTTTTTTCGGTTGCATCATTTTGAGCATGATAAATAGTGCCAGATTCTTCTGGGACGATAATAATTCTTTTTTTATCTGGAAAGAGAATCGTTTTGATTGGTGCGCTTCCAAACTCATTTAGCTGTTGAAGGGTGCTCGCGTTCGATAAACTCAAGGCTTTTTTCCCGCGATTATAAACTGCTATAAGATCATCATGACAGGAAAAAAAACCCTTTTCACACTTCAGATCAAGAATTAAGAAGCCAGTTTTCCAGTCAACTAAATGCGACTTAATAATTGCGCGAGATTGCGCGGGGTTAAGATCTATAATTTTACTATGCTCGATACTATCTTTTTGCTTCTCGATTGGTTGCTTTGTTGTCCTAAAAAACCTTTGCCAACCAAGAGCTACTTTAGTCATCATACTCGGATTAAAATATTCGCCGGAATAAGAATGGCCAAGCGTCGGCAGTTGGTGTTCCGTATACTCTTGCGTTGATTTTGATTTTTGCAGCAGCGGTTGCTCCATGCAGTTGGATGCACGAAAAAAAAACAAACAAAGGAATGCTCTTATAGATAGTTTCACTGAGCATTCTCCATATCATCTTTCGATTTTGCTGCAGTCGCTTCACCTTGGAGGCATAAAAGTTTTTCGAAGCATTTGTGGGACATATCCAGCTTATATGCGACGTTCCAGAGATCTTGTATCATAATCGAATCTTCGTTCCACGAAAGCAACGTGGGCGGTGCGTTTTGCTTATGGGGCCCAGTAATAATATTAGCAATTGATTCCTGTTGTGCAATATTCCAAACTCGTATTTTGCCACCGTTTTCACGGCTACCTGTCAAAAGGAGTTTATTATCTGGGCTGAAAGCTGCAGAGTGGACAGGTGCATTATGCTTCAAGCTGCACACAAATTGGTTTTCTTTTGTATCCCAAATTGTAACGTATCCCGTGTGCTCGTCATTTGACGTTGACGCCAGCAGCGAGCTGTTTTTGCTCGGCGTCAATGAGTATATTTTCCCCTGAAAACCGAAGAGCGAGACATGCCGAATAACTAAATCGTTTGCGAAGGTTATTACATCGATGCAACGTTCGATTCTGTTATTTTGATCGCAAGTAGTAGCGATCAATAACTGCTTGGTGTGCGCTGAAGATGCCATCATTTCGATAGGAAAATCTGTTAAAGAAAATCGTTTTTCCAAACTATCGAGTTTAAATATGTCTATGTTGTTTTTTTTGGGCGCGTACATCAAAAAAGTATCATCAGATAAAAAAAGTGGTGTAAGTGCAGCAGTTTTTTTATCTAATTCAAAGGGCAAACGACGTTTTTGTTTAGTTTTCATATCTAAGATAAAAATATTACAGCTTTTTGTGCCTTGCCTGATAAAAGAAAGAAAATTGTTCGATGGTGAAAGCGCAAAGTTAGTGTATTTTTTTTTATGCCATTCGCTTGCAGAGATAAAATCAATACGGCTATTTTCGGTGATGCCAATTTGGTGGTCGTTGGAAACGCTTATCAAGGCGGGAATGCTATATTTTTTTGTCGGTAATGAATAATCTGCAATAATTTTATACTTTTTTTCAGTTAGTTCTGGGAGTAATTTATTCAAATTTTCGATGACCATTTGTTCTTTTTGAGTTCGCTCGTTCTCTTCTTTTAATTGATACGAAATGAGTTTGCGTAAAATACACTCAACAAGCGTCGGGGGAGATTTGTGCAGAGCGCCGTTGAGATTGGCAGTCGCAAAGCAAAAAACCATGAAAATGGAAAATGCTCTCATTTAATACTCACCAAAAATAATAGTTTCAATATGTAAAATAATAATACACTTAGCTTATTAATAATTTCAATTGTTTATAAATATTTATAGTTTTAATATAGTGGGCCTGAAGCTGTTGACGCAGTGCGCGCGTCATCTACACTGAATAGGTTGGGAAGTTTCTTTACTAAGGAAGATGATATGAATATTGGCGTTTTATCAAGAAGCCTATTGTTGTGGCTTAGCGTTATTGTTACGGCTTTACAGGCTGAGCAATTAGTCCAGCCATTTAAAAGAATAGATGACGCCAAGATCACCTTCTTTAAAGCAAAAGTTGACTGGGAAGTTAAGAGAGGCAAGCTCATAAAAAAAGCGATGGTTGGTGCAGCAGTAATTGGCACTGGCGTGGTGGCATATCAGTGGTTTTCGGAGCCAGTAATCCCGCCTCTGCCTTGCCCGAATATTAAGGGCGAACTTAATTGCGATGAAGTGATAAAAAACTTTCTTCCTAAAATCGATCTTATTATTGCCAAGCAAGAGGCAATGTCTAAAACAATAAGTACTTTAGCGCCGAACGGCGATTATTCAGTTGGTGGATGGTTTCAATGGGGCAAAACTCTTTTTTGGGGTGCCCTTATGAATCAGCTGGTAATAGCAAGCCTCTCACCGTTTGGACGCTATTTTAAAATGTTTGACGAATCGGTAGATAAAGTTGTAGCGCGTTTGTTCCATGAAAGCAGGCTAACTTGGTATTTGGCGCATCGCGTATCGTTGCCTGTAGTTTTTGCTGAAATAGAAAGTATGGCCGATCGAATCGATAATAATGAGCCGGTGCTCACTGAACTAAGGACCGACTGGGCTCTATTAGTGATTCAAATAGAATCCATTTTGGGCTTTATGGAGTACAGAATGAGTTCTATGGGTTCTTATCTTCGTGAGCGCGGTTTGCAAATTTCTCAAAGAGTGAAAGATGCGGTAGATGATACAGCAAGCAGCTTAGAGCAACTTGCCATTTCATCCAAAGCAGCTTACAAGCAGACGCTAGGCGCTATGCGAACAAAAATCGATCTGCAGCTTCATGCTTTCGCAGATATCGAGACCATAGATATCAATTAATTTCACGCCGTTGCGGGTAATTGATAGCCATATTTTTTGGTCAGTACTTCTTTTATGAGCTCTTCCAAAATTTGTTGATTTTGCTTAATTGTAAATTCTGCAAGACCACAAAGTTGATGCACTTGCTCTTTGGTGTACGCAAAATTGTACGTATTGCAATAATTTTGGTTAATGCATATTTCGGGATCAAACTCGGTGCAATACATTTCGTTTTTTATTCTTGGAAAATAAACGATTATTGGTGTTTCAGGATCATTAGGATCACTAAAGACATTTATCGGTTTTTGATCGATGCCCTCATAGTTTATTTTAGGGAACTTCATTCCTTTGCGGCGAGCGTATCTTTCAGCTCGGTAAAGCTCTGGAGCTCCGCTGACTGAAGCTGATGCGTCATAAATAATAATCATATCTACTTTACGCGATGCGCGAAGAAGCGGCGGAAGTGGTAAATTAAAGTCAATGCCTGCATCTACCAATACCATCTCATGTTCATCCTTAATCGGGCTCTTTGTATGCTGAAAGGTAAAGTTTTCCAAAATCGCAGGGAAAAGCCTTATATCACCAAGAATTGAGTTTAAAACCAACATGGTGATTTTTTTGAGCGGTAGATATAAATAGGATGGAAGATCCGATTTAACTTGCGCGATGTTATCTGCCGTCATGCGAATCACATCTTTTAAATTTAGTTCAAATGCAGAGCCAAAAACTCCCATGTAAAAGCCGAGAGTCTGTTCGGGCGCATTGTTTACTGAGATGCCCTCTTTGAATTTTCTGCCAAAAGCCCACGTTGGAATATAAGATTTTAAATAGGCGCTGCCAACTTCAAATGGTGTAAACTCAATCCATTCATACGGCTGAATATTTGAGTGAATCGCGGTGTAAATAGGCATTGGTTTAGAACCATCAGAAATTGGCGAATGAGATTCGCTAATAGTTATGCGAAGTGGATCATCAACCGTATGATTAAGGAGCGTGTTTGCAAGGATATGCCCATAGATGTCTATCACCGATATGAGTTGCTTGAAATACATTTTATTAATCAAATGTTCAACCATTTGGCTAATCGTTTTTATACTTGAAATTTGAGCCATACCGCCAGCAAGTTGCAATGACAGAGGTTCGAAAAAATCTTGCAATGTTTTTCCAGACGCAATCCATGGGGCGATTGCCCATGTAGATCCAGAAAGACCTGCGATATAAAGTGCATTATTTAAGCCATTGAGAGAATGTGCGCCCGTTAAAAAACCAATAGTCATGATCATTGCTCTAAATCCACCGCCACTAAAGCAATAAGCGATTCGTGGTACGCGATCGTCTTCCAGCTGAATATTAAATTTTTCTTCCATGTATTTTTTTACTATTGAAAGTCGTTTGTCGACATACGCTTTTTCTTGCATACATAATTCATCATTCGGGCAATAACGTACATTTGCAAGCTCGTCTGCATGCGGATAATTTTGCAAACTATTGAAAAATGTGTTCGGCAAGTTCATCAAAGCTTGATGCACTTCCTTAGTGGTATCCTTGAGCGCATGATAAAAATCAAGAATAAATTGCGGAAGACGTTTAACATTATTTTGACTCAGATCGTCAAACGTATCGTACATTAATGGTGGTGCTGCGTGACAGCTGAGCGCAACGAATAAGATTAGAAAACGAAGCTTCATTCGGTTCTCCTTTTTGTGCGCAAATCGTACTCATTTTGCAAGATTATTTGCAATAATAGTGATAAGCTAGTGCATATTTTGCAGAGCAATAAGATCTTTTTTAACAGTGTTGGTCAGAATGAGTGAGTTAGCAAAAAATAATGTTACGCCTTTAATGAGGCAGTATTTCGAAATTAAAGAACAATATCCTGATACGCTAATAATGTTTCAGGTGGGTGATTTTTACGAGCTCTTTTTTGACGATGCAAAAAAAGCGGCCGCTTTTTTGGGAATAACGCTTACTGCGCGCGGAAAAAATAGTGGTGAGGATATTCCGTTATGTGGTGTTCCTGTTCACGCGCTCGACTATTATGTAGCTAAACTTGTTAAAGGTGGTTTTCGGATCGCAATCTGCGATCAGCTCGAAGAACCAAAGCCGGGAAAAGTTGTGCGCAGAGGAGTTACTCGGGTTTTAACTCCAGGGACGCTCACAGATACGCAGCTACTTGATACAAAATCTGCATCATATTTACTTGCTTTTTTTCCGATGAAAGATCAATGGGGATTGCTTTTTGGTGAACTATTAACCGCGCAGCTTTTTGCAACTAGTATCTCAAATGAGCAGTATCAAGCATTGGAAAGTGAGCTGGTGCGTTTTTTTCCAGATGAAATTGTTTTTCCTGCGATTGGCGATATCAAAAAATTAGTATCGCATATTGCGCGCATGGGTTATTGTACGACAATGCATTCGCTTTCTCAAGATGATTTTACCGATTCGCGTGCATGGGCGGAGCGTCAGTTTAAATCTGAAGTTATGAATTCAGTTGCGCAGCATCACTCTTTGGGAAATGCACTAGCACTTCTTTATAGTTACTTAAAAAAAAATCAACAATCATCTCTGGAGCAATTTAAGCAGCTTCATTTTTATAAACCGGATGATTTTTTAAATCTTGATCGCAGTACCCAGCGTCACCTTGAATTAGTAAAAAATAATCAAGATGGCGGTATTAAAAATACTTTATTTGAAGTTCTTGATGGTGCTATTACAGCGATGGGTTCTCGTACGATAAAAAAATGGATTGCACGTCCACTTGTAAAAAAAGATGCAATAATCCAACGGCAAGATATTGTCGCGTCTCTGATTGAGCGTCAATCAATGCGCAACGCATTGCGCGAAAAATTTATGGAAATTGGTGATTTGGAGCGCATTGTCGGTCGAATTGCGCTTGCGCGAGGAATTCTTAACGATTATTTGGGGCTTTTGTGCGCTATTAATTGCTTACCAGATATTATTGCGCAACTTCTTCCGCTTCAAGAATTGCCGCTTATGCGGCTTATTTTGCATTCACTTGGTAATTTTACACAGTTAAAAACATTACTAGCGGCCGCATTAAATGATGATGCGAGTAAAGATTGGATTATTAAGCGCGGATTTGATCAAAAGCTCGATTATATTCGCGACTTGATTGAACAGAGCAATGAACGGATTTTAATCCTTGAACGAGCCGAGCAAGAAAAAACTGGCATCAATTCGCTCAAGATTAGATATAATCAGGTGCATGGTTATTATATCGAAGTGACAAAAACGAATAGTGGACTCGTTCCTTCGCATTATATTCGGCATCAAACGCTTGTTGGGAAAGAACGATTCACGACGCCAGAGTTAAAAGAGCTTGAACGAGAGATTATGACCGCACGCGCAGAAGTTGAGCAACTAGAAGCGGATGTTTTCGCGCAAGTAAAAAAAGAAGTTTTTGAATATGTTTCTGCACTCAGAAAAACTGCTCAATCACTTTCTCATTTAGATGCACTTCTTGGTTTTTCATTAATTGCTTACGAAAATGGTTTTGCGCGGCCTCAGTTTAACAATTCGCATGATATTATTATTCATCAGGGGCGGCATCCTGTCGTCGCACGTTTGAGTGAACATCGATTTATTCCAAACGATACAACGCTGACAAATGATCGTTCTCTTTGGATTATTACTGGGCCAAACATGGGCGGTAAATCGACCTATTTGCGGCAAGTTGCTCTGCTTTGCATCATGGCGCAATGTGGCAGCTTTATTCCAGCAAAAAGTGCCGAGCTTCCTTTGCTTGATAGGATTTTCACCAGAATTGGAGCGAGCGATAACGTAGCAGAAGGAAAAAGTACTTTCTTAGTTGAAATGGAAGAAACTTCCTACATTTGCCGCGAGGCAACAGAAAATAGTCTGGTAATTTTAGATGAGGTAGGGCGCGGCACAAGTACGTTCGATGGGCTTGCAATTGCGCAAGCGGTTGTTGAATATCTTTATTGCCACGTTCGCG
It encodes the following:
- the mutS gene encoding DNA mismatch repair protein MutS — encoded protein: MSELAKNNVTPLMRQYFEIKEQYPDTLIMFQVGDFYELFFDDAKKAAAFLGITLTARGKNSGEDIPLCGVPVHALDYYVAKLVKGGFRIAICDQLEEPKPGKVVRRGVTRVLTPGTLTDTQLLDTKSASYLLAFFPMKDQWGLLFGELLTAQLFATSISNEQYQALESELVRFFPDEIVFPAIGDIKKLVSHIARMGYCTTMHSLSQDDFTDSRAWAERQFKSEVMNSVAQHHSLGNALALLYSYLKKNQQSSLEQFKQLHFYKPDDFLNLDRSTQRHLELVKNNQDGGIKNTLFEVLDGAITAMGSRTIKKWIARPLVKKDAIIQRQDIVASLIERQSMRNALREKFMEIGDLERIVGRIALARGILNDYLGLLCAINCLPDIIAQLLPLQELPLMRLILHSLGNFTQLKTLLAAALNDDASKDWIIKRGFDQKLDYIRDLIEQSNERILILERAEQEKTGINSLKIRYNQVHGYYIEVTKTNSGLVPSHYIRHQTLVGKERFTTPELKELEREIMTARAEVEQLEADVFAQVKKEVFEYVSALRKTAQSLSHLDALLGFSLIAYENGFARPQFNNSHDIIIHQGRHPVVARLSEHRFIPNDTTLTNDRSLWIITGPNMGGKSTYLRQVALLCIMAQCGSFIPAKSAELPLLDRIFTRIGASDNVAEGKSTFLVEMEETSYICREATENSLVILDEVGRGTSTFDGLAIAQAVVEYLYCHVRARCLFATHYHELTNLSNQFPGIVNYHAENKKVGDRMLLLYRIEPGIADGSFGVEVAKIAQLPEQIIRRSTELIEQLKSTTSNHENNKPISAENSHVARENEQLRIAIQHTAQKIKDLEFLGATLDDINFEELSPKKAFDLLWQFKEQRLKKVNARG